The genomic segment AAGTTTTTAAGGAACCTTGATATCAGTTCACTGGATTTTATGTCCCTCTGGAGTTCATTCTTAATGGAGGTTGCCCCTTCCCTGAGGTCCTCCGGGAAGTGGCTGATGTCCACGTTGGTATCGATTCCCACACCGACAACCACGTATTCAAGGGTGTTGAACCTTGCATGGGCCTCTGTGAGTATTCCACATACCTTCTTATCTCCAATGAGTATATCATTGGGCCACTTTATTCCCACGTCCAGACCACATTCCTCCTTCAGTGTCCTGGCAACTGCAACACCGGTTACCAGTGTTAGGAGGGGGGCCGTTGATGGGTGAACCTCTGGTCTGAGTATGATGGACATCCATATCCCGCCCTGGGGTGATATCCAGGGTTTACCCCGCCTACCCCTTCCACGGGACTGGGTCCTTGCAATTACAACTGTACCCTCTGGGGCTCCATCCTCTGCCATCCGCTTGGCCACGTTGTTGGTGGAGTCCACCTCATCGAAGCATTTTACTTCATGCCCAATGTACCTGGTTTTTACCTCAACATCACATGGATCATAGTAATCTTCCATACCATCACCCCCTTCTTGAGTGCATGTATGCCCCTATGGCTGCAGATATTGCTGCAACCTTCTTTGATGGGAGAAATGTTGAGTGGAGGCGTTCAACCATCTCCTGGTCCTCTTTGACAATCTTCTGCATCTCGGCGTCTATACCCCTCCTGTATTCATCCACGAAGTGCGTGTGAAGTTCCCCCCTCTGGAATGCCTCATTTTTCATTATTGCCTTGTGGAATGGGATGGTGGTTCTGACGCCCAGTATGATGTACTCACTGAGGGCACGCCGCATCCTGTTTATTGCCTCCTGACGGTCCATTCCCCATACTATGAGTTTGGATATCATGGAGTCGTAGAATGGTGGTATCTCATAGTTCATGTAAACCCCACTGTCAACCCTGACCCCTATTCCACCGGGGGACCTGTAACCTGTGATCTTACCGGGGTTCGGGGCGAAATCTGATAGGGGGTCCTCTGCGTTGATCCTGCACTCAATTGCATGGCCCCTTATTGTTATGTCCTCCTGTCTGCATGAGAGTTCCTCCCCTGAGGCGACCCTTATCTGTTCCTTGACAAGGTCCACGCCGGTGATCACCTCGGTTATTGGGTGCTCAACCTGTATCCTGGTGTTCATCTCAAGGAAGTAGAAGTCCCCGTTTGAATACAGGAACTCAACTGTACCTGCATTCTCATAACCTATATATTCGGCGGCCTTAACTGCGGCTGAACCCATTCTTTCCCTCAGTTCAGGGGTCATGATGGGTGATGGCGCCTCCTCCACCAGTTTCTGATGCCGCCTCTGTATTGAACACTCCCTGTCTGCAAGGTGGATGACGTTTCCATGTTCATCGGCCATGACC from the Methanothermobacter sp. K4 genome contains:
- a CDS encoding biotin--[acetyl-CoA-carboxylase] ligase, which gives rise to MEDYYDPCDVEVKTRYIGHEVKCFDEVDSTNNVAKRMAEDGAPEGTVVIARTQSRGRGRRGKPWISPQGGIWMSIILRPEVHPSTAPLLTLVTGVAVARTLKEECGLDVGIKWPNDILIGDKKVCGILTEAHARFNTLEYVVVGVGIDTNVDISHFPEDLREGATSIKNELQRDIKSSELISRFLKNFEEVYDSFKEGRMDEILREWRKMSKTIGRRVEIRKQLGEIVHGEAIGINSEGALILELDDGTLRKIISGECIHL
- a CDS encoding acetyl-CoA carboxylase biotin carboxylase subunit, with translation MFSKILVANRGEIAIRVMRACRELGIKSVAVYSEADKNALFTRYADEAYEIGKPSPSQSYLRIDRIIDVAEESGAEAIHPGYGFLAENPGLGEECEKHGIKLIGPKSSVIEAMGDKITSKKLMKKAGVPVIPGTDKGVSDPDEAAEIADSIGYPVIIKASAGGGGIGMRTVYEEDELIRAMESTQSVAASAFGDPTVYIEKYLEKPRHIEFQVMADEHGNVIHLADRECSIQRRHQKLVEEAPSPIMTPELRERMGSAAVKAAEYIGYENAGTVEFLYSNGDFYFLEMNTRIQVEHPITEVITGVDLVKEQIRVASGEELSCRQEDITIRGHAIECRINAEDPLSDFAPNPGKITGYRSPGGIGVRVDSGVYMNYEIPPFYDSMISKLIVWGMDRQEAINRMRRALSEYIILGVRTTIPFHKAIMKNEAFQRGELHTHFVDEYRRGIDAEMQKIVKEDQEMVERLHSTFLPSKKVAAISAAIGAYMHSRRG